TTTGATGCTAAAAATGTAAACGGCCACAAGCCCTCTATTGGTGTACTTTTTAAGTCTATATCAGAAAATGTAAAAGAGAAGGCAATAGCCTTAATAATGACTGGAATGGGAAGTGATGGATCTAGAGAAATTGGAGAGATTAAAAAAGCTGGAGGTCTTACTATTGCCCAAGACAAGGAAAGTTCAGTTGTTTTTGGAATGCCAAAAGTAGCTATAGAAGAAAATAATGTAGACTATATAGTTTCAATAAACCATGTGATAAAATTATTAAAAGCCATCCTTCTTGATGGTTGAATTTTTATAAACAAGGATACCCTTTGAACACCACAAAAGAGAATATTGAGGATTGTTTTTCACATGTTAGCACTCTTGATATCAGCAACCACAAAATATACATATTAGGTACAGCACATGTATCAAAGAAAAGCTCACAAGATACAGCTACTTTAATTAAGAAGCTAAGACCAGATTTTATTGCTGTTGAACTTGATACGGCTCGCTACCACGCAATCTTGGGAACAGACGAGAACGAAAAATGGCGCAATTTAGACATCTATAAAGTAATAAAGCAAGGAAAAGCATTCTTATTAATAGTTAGAATAGTTTTAAGTAATTTCCAAAAAAAATTAGCAAAAGAGCAAGGTATTAGTCCTGGGGAGGAGATGAAGACGGCTATCCTTAAAGCTAAGGAATATAATATACCGCTAATACTTGCAGACAGAAAGGTCGAAACAACTCTTAAGAGGGCTTGGAGCTGTGTTCCACTTTTTGAAAAAGCTAAAATAATCTCAAGTTTACTCTCGTTCTCAGATACCAAAGTAACAGCAGATGAAATCGAAAAATTGAAAGAACAAGATGTTCTCTCAAGCATGATGGAAGAACTTGCAAAAGAAATTCCTACTGTAAAAAAAATCTTAATTGATGAGAGAGATGCTTTTATAGCAAGTAAAATACTTGAAGGATCAGGGACAACTTTTGCTGTTGTTGGTGCGGGTCATGTAAAGGGTATAATAGCGACTTTAAAGGAAATTAAAGAGAACAACAAGGTAGTCAATATTGATGATCTTAATACTATACCTAAGCATACTTTCTCACTGGGAAAACTAACATCTTATTTTATAGCAATATCAATTATTGTACTAATGTCAAGTTCATTTTACTTTAAAGGATTTGACTTCGCTTATCAAAATATAAAACTTTGGACAATATTTAACGCTTTATTCGCAGGTGTTGCCGCTCTTTTACTAAGAGCCAATATTATAACCATATTTACAGCTGCGGTTGGTGCCCCAATATTCTCTTTAATTCCATTTATTGGAACAGGTATGGTTGCGGGTCTGGCTGAAGCTTACATAAACAAACCAAAAATAAAAGACTTTGAAGATTTGCAAGAAGATTTGGCTAACATAAAAGGATATTTTAAGAATAGAGTTACGAAAATTTTACTGATAATATTTTTTGTAAACATTGGTTCTGCAATTGGAACAATTGTTGGGTTTAAATTTTTGTTAAATATTTTCAGATAAACCTAAAAACAAAATTAAGATTATACAGGAGTTGCATTATGAAACTGGTTTTTTTAGGGCCTCCGGGTTCTGGAAAAGGTACACTTGCAAAGATAATCTCAAAAAAGTTAAATTATTATCATATTTCAACAGGAGATCTCTTCAGAGAAAATATATCAAATTCCACATCTCTTGGTAAGGAAATAAAGCAAATAGTTGAAAGCGGAAAACTAGTACCCGATTCAATCAC
The sequence above is drawn from the Candidatus Borreliella tachyglossi genome and encodes:
- a CDS encoding TraB/GumN family protein — protein: MNTTKENIEDCFSHVSTLDISNHKIYILGTAHVSKKSSQDTATLIKKLRPDFIAVELDTARYHAILGTDENEKWRNLDIYKVIKQGKAFLLIVRIVLSNFQKKLAKEQGISPGEEMKTAILKAKEYNIPLILADRKVETTLKRAWSCVPLFEKAKIISSLLSFSDTKVTADEIEKLKEQDVLSSMMEELAKEIPTVKKILIDERDAFIASKILEGSGTTFAVVGAGHVKGIIATLKEIKENNKVVNIDDLNTIPKHTFSLGKLTSYFIAISIIVLMSSSFYFKGFDFAYQNIKLWTIFNALFAGVAALLLRANIITIFTAAVGAPIFSLIPFIGTGMVAGLAEAYINKPKIKDFEDLQEDLANIKGYFKNRVTKILLIIFFVNIGSAIGTIVGFKFLLNIFR